A window from Candidatus Nitrospira neomarina encodes these proteins:
- a CDS encoding alpha/beta fold hydrolase, translating to MTWREFQRLQNVSRVNDRFVSYVEAGDGPPVILIHGIPVWGYLWHGIYSELARTRRVLIPDLLGFGFSDKADCFDRSIACQAHMITAWMTQLGIPRATIIGHDIGGGVALRMATLFPARVEALIVMNTVCYDSWPIELMLQFGHPEAHRKLSASLAVRLLRQALKRGFASSLNRNILEGLLAPYTTETGKLSLIRNAAALNTNLTTEITHLLSGIRIPTLVLWGVKDRFQPIHYGERLVNDIHESRLIRVKDARHFLMWDQPDIVTKHLLDFFDRTVPSRPLMV from the coding sequence ATGACCTGGCGCGAATTTCAACGGCTCCAAAATGTCAGCCGGGTCAATGACCGGTTTGTCAGTTATGTGGAGGCGGGAGATGGTCCCCCGGTCATTCTGATTCATGGGATTCCGGTCTGGGGTTACCTGTGGCACGGTATCTATTCTGAGTTGGCGCGAACCCGTCGCGTCCTGATTCCCGATTTACTCGGATTTGGTTTTAGTGATAAGGCGGATTGTTTTGACCGATCCATTGCCTGCCAGGCACACATGATCACCGCCTGGATGACACAATTAGGGATTCCTCGGGCCACAATCATCGGACATGATATCGGTGGCGGGGTGGCGTTGAGGATGGCCACCCTATTCCCCGCACGAGTCGAAGCGCTGATCGTCATGAACACCGTCTGTTATGACTCCTGGCCAATTGAATTGATGCTCCAGTTCGGACACCCTGAAGCGCATCGGAAACTATCGGCCTCACTGGCCGTGCGATTGCTTCGACAAGCCTTAAAACGCGGATTTGCGTCATCCCTGAACCGGAACATATTGGAGGGGTTGTTGGCACCCTACACCACTGAGACGGGGAAACTATCCCTCATACGAAATGCTGCTGCACTGAATACCAATCTGACGACGGAGATTACTCATCTCCTGTCCGGTATTAGAATTCCCACACTTGTCCTCTGGGGTGTGAAGGATCGATTTCAGCCGATCCATTACGGGGAACGGCTGGTGAATGATATCCACGAATCGAGACTGATTCGCGTGAAAGACGCAAGACACTTCCTGATGTGGGATCAACCGGACATCGTGACAAAGCATCTGCTGGACTTTTTCGACCGTACCGTGCCATCCCGGCCTTTAATGGTCTAG
- a CDS encoding halocarboxylic acid dehydrogenase DehI family protein: protein MKNHPIPEEEAEKELDSIFHEIKQVFRVSGVNLNFRTWATYPNFFPVLWESIRPVAETRLFEESSNQIRALAARLAEKLPRLDAAASVGLGESQSFQIQAALDLYHYINPKLLVISSVVEYACQHPTMPGFQSQRPDHELVPRGIPLRMYPMEMIDETPDDATLRRTFRDIQRTLGLPGINSDYRTLALWPEYLCSVWHRLKPVITHPLYLETALTLREAAQQMASHVLPRLTVSEDQLRILGRKRTHFLETTAHFTQLLPPLIINIVLISLDWRSRQDLEGSPFPIEFSSPVLEPST from the coding sequence ATGAAAAACCATCCCATACCAGAAGAAGAGGCTGAAAAAGAGCTGGACAGCATTTTTCATGAGATAAAACAGGTCTTTCGTGTGTCGGGAGTGAATCTCAACTTTCGCACATGGGCCACCTATCCGAATTTTTTCCCTGTCTTATGGGAGTCAATTCGACCGGTCGCTGAAACCCGTCTCTTTGAAGAATCATCCAATCAGATCCGGGCGCTAGCTGCCCGCCTTGCGGAGAAACTTCCTCGGTTAGATGCCGCCGCGTCCGTCGGATTGGGGGAGAGTCAGAGTTTTCAGATACAAGCGGCTCTCGACCTCTATCATTACATCAATCCCAAGCTCCTGGTCATTTCGTCCGTGGTGGAGTACGCCTGCCAACACCCAACCATGCCCGGGTTCCAGTCCCAACGACCGGATCATGAGCTTGTTCCACGAGGCATTCCCCTTCGCATGTATCCCATGGAAATGATCGACGAAACCCCCGACGATGCCACTCTCCGGAGAACCTTCCGGGATATCCAACGAACATTGGGTTTACCCGGCATTAACAGCGATTATCGCACGCTGGCATTGTGGCCGGAATATTTATGTTCAGTATGGCATCGGTTGAAACCGGTGATCACCCACCCTCTTTACCTGGAAACCGCGCTAACACTGCGGGAAGCGGCTCAACAGATGGCGAGCCATGTGCTTCCTCGACTGACTGTGTCTGAGGATCAGTTGAGGATTCTGGGTAGGAAACGCACACACTTCCTTGAGACGACCGCTCATTTTACCCAACTTTTGCCACCCCTGATTATCAATATCGTGCTGATATCCCTGGATTGGCGATCTCGTCAGGACTTAGAGGGATCTCCCTTTCCCATCGAATTCTCCTCACCGGTCCTGGAACCATCGACATGA